A genome region from Bombilactobacillus bombi includes the following:
- the yqeK gene encoding bis(5'-nucleosyl)-tetraphosphatase (symmetrical) YqeK: MSHTNSAFDFAELNQQVRAQLSDYRYQHCVRTSERAVQLAKLNNCNLDKAQIAGLVHDYAKERSDADFIAMIKQEKLDANLLNYGNAIWHGVVGAYFIKYELGIYDEDILNAVRRHTTGDIKMTTLDKIVFMADYTEPGRDFPEATEARQITDQDLDAGVRYQLEHTLEHLLQKRSQIYPLTIESYNEWVVNK, from the coding sequence ATGAGTCACACAAATAGCGCTTTTGACTTTGCTGAGTTAAATCAACAAGTACGCGCACAATTATCTGATTACCGCTATCAGCATTGTGTACGGACGAGTGAGCGAGCAGTTCAATTAGCAAAATTAAATAATTGTAACCTTGATAAAGCACAAATTGCGGGCTTAGTACACGATTATGCCAAAGAACGCAGTGATGCTGACTTTATTGCAATGATTAAGCAAGAAAAGTTAGATGCTAATTTATTAAATTATGGAAATGCTATTTGGCATGGAGTAGTAGGAGCTTATTTTATTAAGTATGAATTAGGAATTTATGATGAAGACATTTTAAATGCTGTCCGCCGTCATACTACTGGTGACATTAAAATGACAACCTTAGACAAAATTGTTTTTATGGCTGATTATACTGAACCAGGGCGTGATTTTCCAGAGGCAACTGAGGCACGCCAAATTACTGATCAAGATTTAGATGCTGGTGTGCGATATCAATTGGAGCATACTTTGGAGCACTTATTACAAAAACGTAGCCAAATATATCCCCTAACAATTGAAAGTTATAATGAATGGGTAGTTAATAAATAA
- a CDS encoding YhbY family RNA-binding protein has product MITAKQRQFLRGRAQTIAPMFQVGKNGITSSVLRQIQTQINTQELLKISILSNSTITADELIDQVRQFDSKIQYVQDIGHTVILYKRAPQIAKRHLSLEVDQIAR; this is encoded by the coding sequence ATGATAACAGCAAAACAACGTCAATTTTTAAGAGGGCGTGCACAAACAATTGCCCCAATGTTTCAAGTAGGTAAAAATGGCATTACTTCTAGTGTTTTACGCCAAATACAGACACAAATTAATACGCAAGAATTATTAAAAATCTCAATTCTTTCTAATTCAACGATTACAGCAGATGAATTAATTGATCAAGTCCGCCAGTTTGATTCAAAGATTCAATATGTTCAAGACATTGGTCATACTGTAATCTTATATAAGCGTGCTCCGCAAATTGCAAAACGACATTTAAGTTTAGAAGTTGATCAAATTGCGAGGTAA
- the rplT gene encoding 50S ribosomal protein L20, whose product MPRVKGGTVTRKRRKKVLKLAKGYRGSKHIQFKAASTQLFNSYNYAFRDRRQVKREYRKLWIARINAAARMHEISYSKLMHGLKLAQVDINRKMLADLAVNDQRAFKKLVDTAKDALK is encoded by the coding sequence ATGCCACGTGTTAAAGGTGGAACAGTAACTCGTAAACGTCGTAAGAAAGTTTTAAAACTCGCTAAGGGTTATCGCGGTTCTAAACATATTCAATTTAAAGCTGCATCAACACAACTTTTTAACTCATACAATTATGCATTTCGTGATCGTCGTCAAGTAAAACGGGAATATCGTAAATTGTGGATTGCACGGATTAATGCAGCTGCACGGATGCATGAAATTAGTTATAGCAAATTAATGCATGGTTTGAAATTGGCACAAGTTGATATTAACCGGAAGATGTTGGCTGACTTAGCAGTTAACGATCAACGTGCATTCAAAAAATTGGTAGATACTGCTAAAGATGCATTAAAGTAA
- a CDS encoding YqeG family HAD IIIA-type phosphatase: MKPAVMITQIMQVDPQEFVDQGIKVILSDLDNTLVPWNQKQRLDQRLLDWNQKLKAHDIELVIVSNNNEQRVLLAVQGLAVKVVARALKPLPFAMKRYLRSHHVSTNEVVMVGDQLLTDVLAGNLAGIRTILVKPLVPTDSKKTRINRLIERPLMWINSRLYPQLKWRKHLHE, encoded by the coding sequence TTGAAGCCAGCTGTAATGATTACTCAAATAATGCAAGTTGATCCCCAAGAATTCGTTGATCAAGGCATTAAAGTGATTTTATCTGATTTAGACAATACACTAGTACCTTGGAATCAAAAACAGCGGCTTGATCAACGCTTGCTAGATTGGAATCAGAAATTAAAAGCACATGATATTGAGTTAGTGATTGTTTCTAATAATAATGAACAACGAGTATTGTTGGCAGTGCAAGGCTTAGCGGTGAAGGTTGTTGCACGAGCACTGAAACCTTTACCTTTTGCTATGAAAAGATATTTACGCTCACATCATGTGTCCACTAATGAAGTGGTAATGGTAGGCGATCAATTGCTGACGGATGTTTTGGCTGGTAATTTAGCAGGTATTCGGACAATATTAGTAAAGCCACTAGTGCCAACTGATTCCAAAAAAACACGAATTAATCGGTTGATAGAGAGACCATTAATGTGGATAAACAGTCGTCTATATCCACAATTAAAGTGGAGGAAACATTTGCATGAATGA
- a CDS encoding cytochrome b5 domain-containing protein yields the protein MEKTFSKEELAQYDGKIKSQKYVAIDGVVYDLTNIKAWSGENHHGHVAGNDYSQEILNAPHKKTVLEKLPIVGKLAD from the coding sequence ATGGAAAAAACTTTTTCTAAAGAAGAATTAGCACAATATGATGGCAAGATTAAGTCTCAAAAATATGTAGCCATTGATGGTGTGGTTTACGATTTAACAAATATTAAGGCTTGGAGTGGTGAGAATCATCACGGGCACGTTGCTGGTAATGACTATTCTCAAGAAATTTTGAATGCACCACATAAAAAAACTGTTTTAGAAAAATTACCAATTGTTGGTAAATTAGCAGATTAA
- a CDS encoding HAMP domain-containing sensor histidine kinase → MVFGLFATLIYTSIEQALLHNEENNVRDTVSAVDSRFNVYQAPLTRQQVQRRLAPKTKRNFHDTHGRLVTESPEDFYRDSLTKQLARGDLSLVLFDTHGKPIFKMGNIDTKFERTTTTKITVVKRNAQRLKHLRALMPIYSERTKQIIGYAKITNGMRNYHRTFRQLNQKMLLVILFAILLSIILGYLLTQPLVRRIKQINRTIDQINDDPDSTARIPQQRSNDEITDLVDRFNHMLDRMQDYTNQQKEFVEDVSHELRTPVAVIEGHLKLLQRWGKDDPQVLEESIDASVSEIDRMKKLIQEMLDLTRAEQIENNYVNETTQANETIHQAYNDFVMLHPDFKINLDDTVPPKTIVKIYRNHLMQILVILLDNAVKYSRDRKEINLSVSTESNMLAIAVQDFGVGVKQEDLKRIFNRFYRVDKARSRQSGGNGLGLSIAKKIVEMYKGNISAESAVGSGTIFRVNLPLTSKKNKH, encoded by the coding sequence ATGGTTTTTGGATTATTTGCGACTTTAATTTATACTTCTATCGAACAAGCTTTGTTGCATAATGAAGAAAATAATGTTCGTGATACGGTTTCAGCAGTTGATAGTCGCTTTAATGTTTATCAAGCTCCCTTAACCCGTCAACAAGTGCAACGACGCTTGGCCCCTAAAACTAAGCGCAATTTTCATGATACACATGGACGATTAGTTACCGAAAGTCCAGAAGACTTTTACCGCGATAGCTTAACTAAGCAATTAGCTCGTGGAGATTTGTCTTTGGTATTATTTGACACTCATGGCAAACCCATATTTAAAATGGGTAATATTGACACAAAGTTCGAACGTACTACAACGACCAAAATCACAGTTGTCAAAAGGAATGCGCAACGTCTAAAACATTTACGAGCCTTGATGCCTATTTATTCTGAACGTACTAAGCAAATTATTGGATACGCTAAAATTACTAATGGTATGCGCAATTATCATCGAACTTTCCGGCAGTTGAATCAAAAGATGTTATTAGTTATTTTGTTTGCGATATTATTGAGTATTATACTTGGGTATTTATTAACTCAACCGCTAGTTCGAAGAATTAAACAAATTAATCGAACAATCGACCAAATTAATGACGATCCTGATTCCACAGCTAGAATTCCACAACAGCGCTCTAATGATGAAATTACAGATTTAGTAGATCGATTTAATCATATGTTAGATCGAATGCAAGATTATACTAATCAACAAAAAGAGTTTGTAGAAGACGTTTCGCATGAATTACGGACTCCCGTAGCAGTAATTGAAGGGCACTTAAAATTGCTACAACGCTGGGGAAAAGATGATCCACAAGTTTTGGAAGAATCGATTGATGCTTCGGTTAGTGAAATTGATCGTATGAAAAAGTTGATTCAAGAGATGTTAGATTTAACACGAGCTGAACAAATTGAAAATAATTATGTTAATGAAACAACTCAAGCCAACGAAACTATTCATCAAGCGTATAACGATTTTGTTATGTTGCATCCTGATTTTAAAATAAACTTAGACGATACAGTTCCACCTAAAACCATAGTTAAAATTTATCGCAACCATTTAATGCAAATTTTAGTTATTTTATTAGATAATGCGGTTAAATATTCACGTGATCGTAAAGAGATTAATCTGTCTGTTTCTACAGAGAGTAATATGTTGGCAATTGCCGTACAAGATTTTGGTGTCGGTGTTAAGCAAGAAGATTTAAAACGGATTTTTAATCGCTTTTATCGTGTCGATAAAGCTCGTTCACGTCAAAGTGGTGGTAATGGACTAGGTTTATCGATTGCTAAAAAAATTGTTGAAATGTATAAGGGCAATATTTCGGCCGAAAGTGCTGTTGGTTCTGGGACTATTTTTCGTGTAAATTTACCTTTGACTTCTAAAAAAAATAAACATTAA
- a CDS encoding response regulator transcription factor has translation MAKILIIEDEKNLSRFVELELQHEGYKTRVELDGRKGLDAALAEDWDVILLDLMLPTLNGLEVCRRVRQEKSTPIIMMTARDSIIDRVSGLDHGADDYIVKPFAIEELLARLRALLRRIDIEDQKMAPHSTKIEYRDLVMDKEAHTLSRNGKVIELTRREYDLFLTLLNNMGKVLSREQLLKSVWGSEMKQNETNIVDVYVRYLRNKIDLPDKESYIQTVRGTGYVVRP, from the coding sequence ATGGCAAAAATTTTAATTATTGAAGATGAAAAAAATTTATCTCGGTTTGTTGAACTAGAATTACAGCATGAAGGCTATAAAACACGAGTTGAATTAGATGGACGTAAGGGCTTGGATGCTGCACTAGCAGAGGATTGGGATGTTATTTTATTGGATTTAATGTTACCAACCCTAAATGGATTAGAAGTTTGTCGGCGAGTTCGTCAAGAAAAAAGCACTCCTATTATTATGATGACTGCAAGAGATTCTATTATTGATCGTGTTTCCGGCTTGGATCATGGGGCAGATGATTATATTGTCAAGCCCTTTGCGATTGAAGAATTGTTAGCACGTTTGCGAGCTTTGTTACGGCGAATTGATATTGAAGACCAAAAAATGGCCCCTCATTCTACCAAGATTGAATACCGGGACTTAGTTATGGATAAAGAAGCTCATACTTTAAGCCGTAATGGTAAAGTCATTGAGTTAACTCGGCGCGAATATGATTTGTTCTTAACTTTACTGAATAATATGGGTAAAGTATTAAGTCGCGAACAATTGCTAAAGAGTGTTTGGGGCAGTGAAATGAAACAAAATGAGACCAATATTGTGGATGTGTATGTGCGCTATTTACGTAACAAAATTGATCTTCCTGATAAAGAAAGCTACATTCAAACTGTTCGTGGAACAGGTTACGTTGTTCGGCCATGA
- a CDS encoding nucleotidyltransferase, whose protein sequence is MKICGIIVEYNPLHNGHLWQIQQVKQQLHPDVLIVVMSGNFVQRGDFALLDKWQRTQMALDAGVDLVVELPVYGAVQPADIFAEEALRLLQQLQVDTLVFGSEYPKLDYYQLAQQIQQVTNTSDQFVDFRNTYATQFNQIIEQKLGMKITKPNQLLGLAYAQACLKLSYQVQLYPLKRNGQAKHNESSLHGKYSSASAIRQALLAGEDCQISLPIAARKIIASSKLYSWNDFFAFLKYRLLTASIAELGEIYQMNEGLEYKFQHEIVSAVDLADFLQKSKSKRYTYARLRRLCLYTLLNITTEQMQTMRKQRYLHVLGFNWRGQQHLHTIKKNLSMPLITKVTQKLGNGRGLMARSVAGDRILNLVGAPEQNFGRQPLIRK, encoded by the coding sequence ATGAAAATTTGTGGAATTATTGTAGAATATAATCCCTTGCATAATGGTCATCTTTGGCAAATTCAACAAGTTAAACAGCAATTACATCCTGATGTTTTGATAGTGGTAATGTCTGGTAATTTTGTTCAACGAGGCGATTTTGCGTTGCTAGATAAGTGGCAAAGAACGCAGATGGCTTTGGATGCCGGGGTAGATTTAGTTGTTGAATTACCGGTGTATGGGGCTGTGCAACCAGCTGATATTTTTGCAGAAGAAGCGCTACGTCTGTTACAACAATTGCAAGTGGATACTTTAGTATTTGGTAGTGAATATCCAAAATTAGACTATTATCAACTTGCTCAACAAATTCAACAGGTCACTAATACGTCAGATCAGTTTGTTGATTTTCGTAATACTTATGCAACTCAATTTAATCAAATAATTGAACAAAAATTAGGTATGAAGATTACAAAACCAAATCAATTGTTGGGCTTGGCTTATGCGCAAGCTTGCTTAAAGTTGAGTTATCAGGTGCAATTATATCCACTAAAACGCAATGGCCAAGCTAAACACAATGAAAGTAGTCTTCATGGTAAATATTCTAGTGCTTCGGCGATTCGACAAGCTCTTTTAGCTGGAGAAGATTGCCAAATATCATTACCCATTGCAGCAAGAAAAATTATCGCTTCTTCAAAACTTTATAGTTGGAATGATTTTTTTGCTTTTTTAAAATATCGCTTATTAACTGCTAGTATTGCAGAATTAGGTGAAATTTATCAAATGAATGAAGGCCTTGAGTACAAATTTCAGCATGAAATTGTATCAGCAGTGGACTTGGCCGATTTCTTGCAGAAATCTAAGAGCAAACGCTATACTTATGCACGTTTGCGTCGGTTATGTCTTTATACTTTATTAAATATAACTACTGAACAAATGCAAACCATGCGTAAGCAGCGTTACTTACACGTTTTGGGTTTTAATTGGCGAGGACAACAGCATTTACACACTATTAAAAAAAATTTATCTATGCCGTTGATTACCAAAGTAACACAAAAATTAGGTAATGGTAGGGGGTTAATGGCGCGTTCAGTTGCTGGTGATCGAATTTTGAATTTGGTGGGGGCGCCGGAACAGAATTTTGGCCGTCAGCCGTTGATCAGAAAGTAG
- the gndA gene encoding NADP-dependent phosphogluconate dehydrogenase — protein sequence MSKPTIGVIGMAVMGKNLALNIESRGYTVAIFNRTSSKTEKVMADHPDKKLVPSYTLTDFVQSLEKPRRILLMVKAGKPTDAVIDQLLPLLDRGDVLIDGGNTFFEDTIERNARLDKSGINFIGMGVSGGELGALQGPSLMPGGQKEAYDLVAPILNQIAAKAEDGQPCVTYIGTNGAGHYVKMVHNGIEYGDMELIAESYNLMRQVGHLKPQQLADIFSDWNKGELSSYLIEITADILTRKDDHGSDKPIVDLILDKAGNKGTGKWSSQSALELGVSQSLITEAVYARYISTFKDERLAANNILPATKLPQIKVPADFTEKIRQALYFSKIMSYAQGFAQLKAASEHYNWDLQYGEIAQIWRAGCIIRAQFLQKITAAYHKNADLDNLLLDDYFKDICDKYQDATREVVSWAVQSGIPVPAFSAAIAYYDSYRAAVLPANLIQAQRDYFGAHTYQRVDEDGIFHYPWYEEQ from the coding sequence ATGAGTAAACCAACAATTGGTGTTATTGGTATGGCTGTAATGGGTAAAAATTTAGCTTTAAATATTGAAAGTCGTGGTTATACAGTAGCCATTTTTAATCGGACTAGTTCTAAAACTGAAAAAGTGATGGCCGATCATCCTGACAAAAAGTTAGTGCCTAGTTATACACTGACAGATTTTGTTCAATCTTTAGAAAAGCCGCGCCGGATTCTTTTAATGGTCAAAGCAGGTAAACCAACGGATGCCGTTATTGATCAATTATTACCATTATTAGATCGTGGTGATGTTTTAATTGATGGTGGAAATACCTTTTTTGAAGATACCATCGAGCGTAATGCCCGTTTAGATAAATCGGGGATTAATTTTATTGGTATGGGTGTTTCTGGTGGTGAATTAGGGGCACTTCAAGGTCCGTCATTAATGCCTGGTGGTCAAAAAGAGGCTTATGATTTAGTAGCACCGATTTTAAATCAAATAGCTGCTAAAGCTGAAGATGGCCAACCATGTGTTACCTATATTGGTACTAATGGAGCTGGTCATTATGTCAAAATGGTCCATAATGGAATTGAATATGGAGATATGGAATTAATCGCTGAAAGCTATAACTTAATGCGCCAAGTTGGCCATTTAAAGCCACAGCAATTAGCAGATATCTTTTCTGACTGGAATAAAGGAGAATTATCTAGTTATTTGATTGAAATAACTGCCGATATTTTGACTCGAAAAGATGATCACGGTTCTGATAAACCAATTGTAGATTTGATTTTAGACAAAGCTGGTAATAAAGGAACAGGTAAATGGAGCTCACAAAGTGCCTTAGAATTGGGAGTTTCACAATCATTGATTACAGAAGCTGTGTATGCACGCTATATTTCTACTTTTAAAGATGAACGTTTAGCTGCTAATAATATTTTACCAGCTACTAAATTACCACAAATCAAAGTACCAGCCGATTTTACTGAAAAAATTCGCCAAGCATTGTACTTTAGTAAAATCATGAGTTATGCACAAGGATTTGCTCAATTAAAGGCCGCTTCTGAACATTATAATTGGGATTTACAGTATGGTGAAATTGCTCAAATTTGGCGGGCTGGATGCATTATTCGAGCACAATTTTTACAAAAAATTACAGCCGCTTACCACAAAAATGCTGATTTAGATAATTTATTATTAGATGATTACTTTAAGGACATTTGCGATAAGTATCAAGATGCTACTCGCGAAGTGGTTTCTTGGGCTGTGCAATCAGGTATTCCAGTTCCAGCTTTTTCTGCGGCAATTGCTTATTACGATTCTTATCGTGCAGCTGTTTTGCCAGCTAATTTAATCCAAGCACAACGTGATTATTTTGGCGCACACACTTATCAAAGAGTTGACGAAGATGGGATTTTCCACTATCCTTGGTATGAAGAACAATAA
- a CDS encoding nicotinate-nucleotide adenylyltransferase: protein MATTVIKNNPITKPKLQVDSTGKQKRIGIMGGTFNPPHIWHLMAADQVLNQLGLDKILFIPDANPPHVDHKQAIDANDRVEMVRRAISNHHHFELGLMEINRGGVSYTYDTIRALTIAHPENRYYLIIGGDMVNYLPKWHKIEQLVQMVQLVGVCRKGYEQKSNYPIIWINMPTSDISSTWIRDTLKHQGSVRYFVPDAVLEYIKEKGLYQDESHK, encoded by the coding sequence ATGGCAACAACAGTAATAAAGAATAATCCAATTACCAAACCTAAATTACAAGTTGATAGCACCGGTAAACAAAAACGAATTGGCATTATGGGAGGAACCTTTAATCCTCCCCATATTTGGCACTTAATGGCTGCTGATCAAGTATTGAATCAATTGGGTTTAGACAAAATTTTGTTTATTCCAGATGCCAATCCACCACATGTTGATCATAAACAAGCTATTGATGCTAATGATCGAGTAGAAATGGTTCGGCGAGCGATTAGCAATCATCATCATTTTGAATTAGGATTGATGGAGATTAATCGTGGAGGCGTGAGTTATACTTATGATACAATTCGAGCTTTGACGATTGCTCATCCGGAAAATCGTTATTATTTAATTATTGGTGGCGATATGGTAAATTATTTACCGAAATGGCATAAGATAGAACAATTAGTCCAAATGGTCCAATTGGTAGGTGTTTGTCGAAAAGGCTATGAGCAAAAATCAAATTATCCAATAATTTGGATTAATATGCCTACCAGTGACATTAGTTCGACGTGGATTCGAGATACATTAAAACATCAAGGCTCAGTACGTTATTTTGTACCTGATGCTGTTTTAGAATATATTAAGGAAAAGGGGCTTTATCAAGATGAGTCACACAAATAG
- a CDS encoding DUF177 domain-containing protein, producing the protein MLVYTTAQLEKYRKHPLTIQQTLNLEKDLQQRDAQIIAVKPVTVNGTLGWEKGLIYSQLSIKTQLTYPSTRSFEPVVLPINIDVQEFYSSDLNTNNDTDSQPEELIIPLENEQLDLQSAIEDNILLSIPSQVLTTEEQAKGTMPSGKEWTVISEDQYQKNRKQAGNSQWDKLKELLPPDDE; encoded by the coding sequence ATGTTAGTTTATACGACAGCTCAGCTAGAAAAATATCGCAAACATCCGTTAACAATTCAACAAACACTCAATTTGGAAAAAGATTTGCAGCAACGAGATGCGCAAATCATTGCTGTTAAGCCGGTAACAGTCAATGGAACTCTTGGTTGGGAAAAAGGACTTATTTATAGTCAATTGTCTATAAAAACTCAACTGACTTATCCATCAACAAGAAGTTTTGAACCAGTAGTATTACCAATTAATATCGATGTACAGGAATTTTATAGTTCAGATTTGAACACGAACAATGATACAGATAGTCAACCAGAAGAATTAATTATTCCTTTGGAAAATGAGCAATTAGACCTTCAATCAGCAATTGAGGATAATATATTATTAAGTATTCCTAGTCAGGTTTTAACAACCGAAGAACAAGCAAAGGGAACAATGCCCAGTGGCAAAGAATGGACAGTGATTTCAGAAGATCAATATCAAAAAAATCGCAAACAAGCTGGTAACTCGCAGTGGGATAAATTAAAAGAATTGTTACCCCCTGATGACGAATAA
- the infC gene encoding translation initiation factor IF-3 codes for MIVNEKIRAREVRLISVGGEQLGVKSKMEALKLAEQAHLDLVLVSPNAKPPVARIMDYGKYRFELQKKDREARKKQKTVSIKEVRLSPTIEQNDFDTKLKNARKFLEKGAKVKVSIRFRGRAITHKEIGRDVLEKMAQATKDIATVITHPKMDGRSMFLMLAPSADKKKN; via the coding sequence ATGATCGTGAACGAGAAGATTCGGGCACGTGAAGTGCGTTTGATTTCTGTAGGCGGAGAACAACTAGGCGTTAAGAGTAAAATGGAAGCTTTAAAATTAGCTGAACAAGCTCATTTAGATTTGGTGTTAGTTTCACCAAATGCTAAGCCGCCAGTGGCTCGAATTATGGATTATGGTAAGTATCGGTTTGAATTGCAGAAAAAAGACCGTGAAGCAAGAAAGAAACAAAAGACAGTTAGTATCAAGGAAGTTCGTTTAAGTCCAACAATCGAGCAAAATGATTTCGATACTAAGTTGAAAAATGCTCGCAAGTTTTTAGAAAAGGGAGCAAAAGTCAAAGTTTCGATTCGATTCCGTGGCCGTGCTATCACTCACAAAGAAATCGGTCGAGATGTTCTGGAAAAAATGGCCCAAGCAACGAAGGATATTGCTACTGTAATTACTCATCCAAAAATGGATGGTAGAAGTATGTTTTTAATGCTTGCTCCCAGTGCTGATAAAAAAAAGAATTAA
- the yqeH gene encoding ribosome biogenesis GTPase YqeH, whose product MNEIETLYCIGCGAQLQADDQQQAGYIPANTLAKYLKQSATQDLYCQRCFRLRHYNEVSQVPIEDAHFKHLLAKIGHEQALVVYVVDLFNFSGSVIQQLKRYIGNNPVLLVGNKADLIPSSFNRNKLKNWLQHQAKILGLQPLDIELVSAKKLTNIDQLLVKISQLRKNRDVYVVGTTNVGKSTLINAIIRSHSGWQDLITTSNFPGTTLNEIRLPLADGGELIDTPGIVHKNQISQFLSRKELKYIAPQSEIHPRIFQLQAQQTLFLAGLARLDFISGPAGSFVVYVDNNLYVHRTKLQQADEFYQKHLGELLTPPVSAETFPPLQSQTITTKEKSDIVFSGLGWIAVPEQVQVKAYLPQGLQIEVRSSLIN is encoded by the coding sequence ATGAATGAAATTGAAACACTGTATTGTATAGGGTGTGGAGCACAATTACAAGCCGATGATCAGCAACAAGCTGGTTATATCCCTGCTAACACTTTAGCAAAATATTTAAAGCAATCTGCAACTCAAGATTTATATTGCCAACGTTGCTTTCGTTTACGGCATTATAATGAAGTTTCACAGGTGCCTATTGAGGATGCTCATTTTAAACATCTCTTGGCTAAAATTGGTCACGAACAAGCCCTAGTAGTTTATGTCGTTGATTTATTTAATTTTTCTGGTAGTGTTATTCAACAACTTAAACGGTACATTGGCAATAATCCCGTATTATTAGTAGGGAACAAAGCAGATTTAATTCCAAGTTCCTTTAATCGCAATAAATTAAAAAATTGGCTGCAACACCAAGCAAAAATATTGGGTTTGCAGCCATTAGATATAGAATTAGTGAGTGCCAAAAAACTGACTAATATTGATCAATTGCTGGTGAAAATTTCGCAGTTACGTAAAAATAGAGATGTTTATGTAGTAGGAACAACTAATGTCGGTAAATCAACACTCATTAATGCGATTATTCGTTCTCATTCAGGCTGGCAAGATTTAATTACAACTTCGAATTTTCCTGGAACAACTTTGAATGAAATTCGCTTGCCCCTAGCTGACGGTGGAGAATTAATTGACACACCAGGGATTGTGCATAAGAATCAAATTTCTCAATTTTTAAGTCGCAAGGAATTAAAATATATTGCCCCTCAAAGTGAAATCCACCCGCGAATTTTTCAGCTACAAGCACAACAAACTTTATTTTTGGCAGGTTTAGCAAGATTAGATTTTATATCGGGGCCCGCCGGTTCTTTTGTTGTTTATGTTGATAATAATCTTTATGTTCACCGAACCAAATTACAGCAGGCAGATGAATTTTATCAAAAACATCTAGGTGAATTGTTAACACCGCCAGTTTCAGCTGAGACCTTTCCACCTTTGCAATCACAGACTATCACAACTAAAGAAAAAAGTGATATAGTTTTTTCAGGTCTGGGATGGATAGCAGTTCCAGAACAAGTCCAGGTAAAAGCTTACTTACCGCAAGGGTTACAAATAGAGGTTCGTTCATCTTTGATTAATTAA
- the rpmI gene encoding 50S ribosomal protein L35, producing MPKQKTHRASAKRFKFTGNGGLKRHHGYTSHRFHGKTKKQRRQLSQAAMVSASDMKRIKQMLTTYK from the coding sequence ATGCCTAAGCAAAAGACACATCGTGCATCAGCAAAACGTTTTAAATTTACTGGTAATGGTGGTTTGAAACGTCATCATGGTTATACTAGCCACCGTTTTCACGGCAAGACTAAGAAACAACGTCGTCAATTATCACAAGCAGCAATGGTTAGTGCTAGCGATATGAAGCGGATTAAACAAATGTTAACTACTTACAAATAA
- the rsfS gene encoding ribosome silencing factor translates to MNSKEIMQAAVKAAADKRAENIIVLDMQQTSLMADYFVIASATSQRQVQAIVDNITEQAESVNHVEGQKDSPWILVDMGDVIVHVFTQEAREFYKIESLWSDVPTVDVTELID, encoded by the coding sequence TTGAATAGCAAAGAGATTATGCAAGCAGCCGTGAAAGCTGCAGCAGACAAGCGGGCTGAAAATATCATTGTTTTAGATATGCAACAAACAAGTTTAATGGCTGATTATTTTGTGATAGCTTCTGCAACTTCACAACGACAAGTACAAGCCATTGTTGATAATATTACAGAACAAGCAGAGTCTGTTAATCATGTAGAAGGCCAAAAAGATTCACCTTGGATTTTAGTGGATATGGGAGACGTGATTGTACATGTCTTTACTCAAGAAGCGCGTGAATTTTATAAGATTGAAAGTCTTTGGTCTGATGTTCCTACAGTAGATGTTACTGAATTAATCGATTAA